The Streptomyces sp. NBC_01244 genome contains a region encoding:
- a CDS encoding 1-phosphofructokinase family hexose kinase has translation MIITVTLNAALDVTWNVPALRPRSSHRVDTTYEQAGGKGINVARVLAFLGHTPVATGLAGGPTGRAIRDGLRSAGIHDAFTAVEGDSRRTLAVVSGDDGDATVFNGLGPTVSPAEWTTFSRHYASLVRGASVVVLSGSTPPGLPEDAYAQLIRGAAAEGAMTVLDTSGPALSAALEAGPDVIKPNAEELKEVTGCDDRAAAAAELRARGARAVVVSAGPDGLLAITPAGTWRAAPAERLTGNPTGAGDACVAAIASGLAASARWPDILREAVALSAAAVPCAVAGDIDASVYRRLRQVVRVEEGEPSTLETA, from the coding sequence GTGATCATCACCGTTACTCTCAACGCCGCTCTCGACGTCACTTGGAACGTCCCCGCACTGCGGCCCCGGAGCTCCCACCGTGTCGACACGACGTACGAGCAGGCGGGCGGCAAGGGAATCAACGTAGCCCGGGTGCTCGCGTTCCTCGGGCACACGCCGGTCGCCACCGGGCTTGCGGGCGGTCCCACCGGGCGCGCCATACGCGACGGGCTGCGCTCCGCGGGCATTCACGACGCGTTCACGGCCGTGGAGGGTGACTCCCGGCGCACCCTGGCCGTGGTCTCGGGCGACGACGGCGACGCCACCGTTTTCAACGGGCTGGGCCCGACGGTGTCCCCGGCGGAGTGGACGACCTTCTCTCGGCACTACGCCTCGCTCGTCCGGGGCGCGAGCGTGGTGGTCCTGAGCGGCAGCACTCCTCCCGGTCTACCCGAAGACGCTTACGCCCAACTCATCCGCGGTGCGGCCGCGGAGGGGGCGATGACGGTGCTCGACACATCGGGCCCCGCCCTGTCGGCCGCCCTGGAAGCCGGGCCCGACGTAATCAAGCCCAATGCCGAGGAGCTCAAGGAGGTGACCGGGTGCGACGACCGCGCGGCGGCCGCCGCGGAGCTCCGCGCCCGCGGGGCCCGGGCGGTCGTGGTGTCGGCGGGTCCGGACGGTCTGCTTGCCATCACGCCGGCGGGCACATGGCGCGCGGCTCCCGCCGAACGTCTCACGGGCAACCCGACCGGGGCCGGCGACGCCTGTGTCGCCGCCATCGCGTCGGGCCTGGCGGCCTCCGCACGGTGGCCGGACATCCTGCGCGAGGCCGTGGCCCTCTCGGCTGCCGCCGTCCCGTGTGCCGTCGCCGGCGACATCGACGCCTCCGTCTATCGCCGGCTCCGTCAAGTGGTCCGCGTGGAGGAGGGCGAACCTTCTACGCTTGAAACTGCTTGA
- a CDS encoding SIS domain-containing protein — translation MTTVETSRTSLEIASQPDAWRRAVASVHSYAEVLPRRGERVAVIGCGTSWFMALAYAQLRESGGHGETDAFAASEFPAGRTYDRIIAITRSGTTTEVLDLLTRVKGTVATGAITADPTTPVMTAADAVAVLDFADEQSVVQTRFATTVLVLLRAHLEAEGALPAGVRPLADAIEDAERAVAEPLDPTVCGAEQFTFLGIGWTYGLALEAGLKMREAAGAWTEAYPAMEYRHGPISITGPGRVVWLFGAEPLGLADDIAGVGGIYSEASGDRAGALDPLADLIRAQRLAVHLAEARGYDPDRPRNLTRSVILTSAGA, via the coding sequence GTGACCACTGTCGAGACCTCCCGCACATCGCTCGAGATCGCATCCCAGCCGGACGCCTGGAGGCGTGCCGTCGCCTCCGTCCACTCCTACGCAGAGGTCTTGCCCCGGCGGGGCGAGCGCGTCGCGGTCATCGGCTGCGGCACCTCGTGGTTCATGGCCCTCGCCTACGCGCAGCTGCGGGAGAGCGGCGGTCACGGCGAGACCGACGCCTTCGCCGCGTCCGAGTTCCCGGCCGGCCGGACCTACGACCGCATCATCGCCATCACACGCTCCGGAACCACCACCGAAGTCCTCGACCTCCTGACGCGGGTCAAGGGCACGGTGGCCACCGGCGCGATCACCGCCGACCCCACAACCCCCGTCATGACGGCCGCCGATGCCGTCGCCGTGCTGGACTTCGCCGACGAGCAGTCCGTCGTCCAGACCAGATTCGCCACCACGGTCCTCGTCCTGCTGCGTGCCCACCTCGAAGCCGAGGGCGCGCTGCCGGCCGGTGTACGTCCGCTGGCCGACGCCATCGAGGACGCCGAGCGCGCAGTCGCGGAGCCGCTGGACCCCACGGTCTGCGGTGCCGAGCAGTTCACCTTCCTCGGAATCGGCTGGACCTACGGCCTCGCCCTCGAAGCGGGCCTCAAGATGCGCGAGGCCGCCGGTGCCTGGACCGAGGCGTACCCCGCCATGGAGTACCGCCACGGTCCCATCAGCATCACCGGCCCCGGCCGCGTCGTCTGGCTGTTCGGCGCCGAACCGCTCGGGCTGGCCGATGACATCGCCGGCGTCGGGGGCATCTACTCCGAAGCGTCCGGTGACCGGGCCGGGGCCCTCGACCCGCTCGCGGACCTCATCCGGGCCCAGCGTCTCGCCGTTCACCTGGCCGAAGCACGCGGCTACGACCCCGACCGCCCCCGCAACCTGACCCGTTCCGTGATCCTCACGTCTGCCGGCGCCTGA
- a CDS encoding class II fructose-bisphosphate aldolase, translating into MPLTPTDDIIRPARTANTGVGAFNVVQIEHAEAIVTGAERAGLPVILQISENTARYHGSLAPIAVASLAIAASASVPVAVHLDHAESIELVHEAVNLGFTSVMFDASTLPYSANVAATRTVTDHCHRAGVWVEAELGEVGGKDGAHAPGVRTDPDEARAFAAATAVDALAVAVGSSHAMLTRNAELDLGLIGRLKDVLDVPLVLHGSSGVDDTDLAKAVAAGMTKVNISTHLNKLFTRTVRERLEALPDVADPRKYLGPARDAVADEVARLLNVLAGR; encoded by the coding sequence ATGCCTCTGACCCCCACAGACGACATCATCCGGCCCGCGCGCACCGCCAACACGGGTGTCGGCGCCTTCAACGTCGTGCAGATCGAGCACGCCGAGGCGATCGTCACCGGAGCCGAACGCGCCGGGCTCCCCGTCATCCTGCAGATCAGCGAGAACACCGCCCGCTACCACGGCTCCCTCGCGCCGATCGCCGTAGCCTCCCTCGCCATCGCCGCTTCCGCCTCGGTCCCGGTGGCGGTGCACCTCGACCACGCCGAGTCCATCGAGCTCGTTCACGAAGCCGTGAACCTCGGATTCACGTCGGTCATGTTCGACGCCTCCACCCTGCCGTACAGCGCGAACGTCGCCGCCACTCGCACCGTGACGGACCACTGCCACCGGGCCGGCGTATGGGTCGAGGCGGAGCTCGGAGAAGTAGGTGGCAAGGACGGGGCCCATGCACCCGGCGTCCGGACGGACCCGGACGAGGCCCGCGCGTTCGCGGCGGCGACCGCCGTGGACGCCCTAGCCGTCGCTGTGGGCAGCTCGCACGCCATGCTCACCCGTAACGCCGAACTCGACCTCGGCCTCATAGGTCGGCTGAAGGACGTGCTCGACGTGCCGCTCGTGCTCCACGGCTCCTCGGGTGTCGACGACACGGACCTCGCGAAGGCCGTCGCGGCCGGGATGACCAAGGTGAACATCTCCACCCACCTCAACAAGCTGTTCACCCGCACAGTGCGCGAGCGGCTGGAGGCACTCCCCGATGTCGCCGACCCCCGCAAGTACCTGGGGCCGGCGCGCGACGCGGTGGCGGACGAAGTCGCCCGGCTGCTGAATGTGCTGGCAGGGCGCTGA
- a CDS encoding ATP-binding protein: MPGLVDAAVRIDSELVTNALRHGSRPVWHTLRQVLLADGGHSVHIVVGDRGEGWELRSGPATAAVKGTTARGLDIVAMLAAAWGATRSYAGHLVWADLRIEQQRSPGSGSPRSSTPTERRFTSAI; this comes from the coding sequence ATGCCGGGCCTGGTCGACGCCGCAGTGCGCATCGACTCGGAACTGGTGACGAACGCTCTGCGTCACGGCAGCCGACCCGTATGGCACACACTGCGGCAGGTGCTGCTCGCTGACGGTGGCCACTCGGTCCACATCGTGGTGGGCGACCGGGGCGAAGGGTGGGAACTCCGATCGGGTCCGGCAACCGCTGCGGTGAAGGGCACGACAGCCCGGGGGCTCGACATCGTGGCGATGCTGGCGGCGGCCTGGGGAGCCACGCGTTCCTATGCGGGCCACCTCGTCTGGGCCGACCTGAGGATCGAACAGCAAAGATCCCCGGGATCCGGCAGCCCTCGATCCTCGACACCGACGGAGCGGCGCTTCACCAGCGCGATCTGA
- a CDS encoding ThuA domain-containing protein, whose amino-acid sequence MKHMRWVAALVAAVLSVLVAAVPSAAHESRFRVLVFSKTTFFSHDSIPAGIAAIEKLGTDHDFEVESTVDAAAFTDENLARFDVIVFNNTNSNETSPALLDTNQRAAFQKFIRNGGGWTGLHAATASERNWDWYAGLVGTIFDFHGDYNATGGTGPGRIKVLDRAHPSTKNLPELWERNEEWYNWRTNPTGNVHTLAQIKVRDGDNKLDEGVDHAYSWCQNYDGGRSWYTAGGHSASAFSEPAFLEHLRYGIEWAAGAVEGDCSPTKKSSYSRVPLVTDGLSDPFELAVAPDKRVFYIERTGALKVIDQGTLATTTLLDFDYTAEQTSQSGGLIGLTLDKDFATNKWLYILWSDKTQSQLNLSRFTVSGNSVALSSEKRLLTIPVFVPSGSRAASHLAGSLAMDKTGNLYAGIGDNTDPFQSSGYTPIDERAGRSAFDAQTTAGNTNDLRGKILRIKPQADGTYTVPSGNLFAPGTAKTKPEIYAMGLRNPFRITVDSQTNAVLVGDYGPDARGADPNRGPEGTVEFDRITSAGNYGWPYCVGNNTPFNDYNFATNTSGAKFNCAAPVNDSPNNTGLQNLPASKPPLVWYAYSASAEFPEVGTGGGGTMSGPVYDYDPANTNPNKFPEYFDGKWITYELTRQWFKTLSIHKTAQTFTNSKFAPTKAGDLQSINGIFGDMTWTQPFEAEFGPDGALYVIDFGEGSGSGRGGSNEGAGIYRIDYTPNGPAPVASITVDKDSGKAPLTVAFSSSGSTGTNLTYKWDFDNNGTVDSTAANPTFTYGTTGKKTVKLTVTNTAGSNSALKDIVVGNTRPTVKISIPDGGVFEWGDRIPYVVTVTDPEDSTIDCSRVIVQTKLGHDSHAHPLDTYTGCSGTLLTDPSGADGHGEGQNLYAVVSAQYTDAGALNGAVPALAGSTEVELRPRFMEAEHFDATNGAVNAGRTTAHGGVRVTDLDHGDWIKFSPQSLQLINSVTLGASAGAAGATVEFRADSPTGQLLGSVAIPNTGSYDTLVSPTVPLTNPNRTFDLYLVVNNPNVTGDLLSLDWLRFNGRGVKQESGAGGTATVAASTTARTMNFSATVTPPAGRTIVDQAWSFGDNSADVHSYTTTHTYAAPGSYTAWLTVTDSAGAKHSFTRPFTIT is encoded by the coding sequence ATGAAACATATGCGATGGGTGGCGGCGTTGGTCGCCGCCGTCCTGTCAGTCCTCGTGGCCGCGGTGCCGTCCGCCGCTCACGAATCCCGGTTCCGGGTGCTGGTCTTCTCCAAGACCACGTTCTTCAGCCACGACTCGATCCCGGCGGGTATTGCCGCGATCGAGAAGTTGGGCACCGACCACGACTTCGAGGTCGAGTCCACGGTCGACGCCGCCGCGTTCACGGACGAGAACCTGGCACGCTTCGACGTCATCGTGTTCAACAACACGAACTCCAACGAGACCTCGCCGGCACTGTTGGACACGAACCAGCGCGCGGCGTTCCAGAAGTTCATCCGCAACGGCGGTGGTTGGACCGGCCTGCACGCCGCGACCGCGAGTGAGCGGAACTGGGACTGGTACGCCGGTCTCGTCGGCACGATCTTCGACTTCCACGGCGACTACAACGCCACGGGCGGCACCGGCCCCGGCCGCATCAAGGTCCTCGACCGCGCCCACCCGTCGACGAAGAACCTGCCCGAGCTCTGGGAGCGTAACGAGGAGTGGTACAACTGGCGCACGAACCCGACCGGGAACGTGCACACCCTCGCCCAGATCAAGGTGCGTGACGGCGACAACAAGCTGGACGAGGGCGTCGACCACGCGTACTCGTGGTGCCAGAACTACGACGGCGGCCGGTCCTGGTACACGGCCGGCGGCCACTCGGCCTCGGCGTTCAGCGAGCCGGCCTTCCTCGAGCACCTGCGGTACGGCATCGAGTGGGCCGCCGGCGCCGTCGAGGGCGACTGCAGCCCCACGAAGAAGAGTTCCTACTCGCGCGTCCCGCTGGTCACCGACGGCCTGTCGGACCCGTTCGAGCTGGCCGTGGCTCCCGACAAGCGGGTCTTCTACATCGAGCGCACCGGCGCCCTGAAGGTCATCGACCAGGGCACCCTGGCCACCACCACCCTGCTGGACTTCGACTACACGGCCGAGCAGACCAGCCAGTCCGGCGGGCTGATCGGTCTGACCCTGGACAAGGACTTCGCCACCAACAAGTGGCTGTACATCCTGTGGTCCGACAAGACCCAGTCACAGCTCAACCTGTCGCGGTTCACCGTGTCGGGCAACTCGGTCGCCCTCTCCTCGGAGAAGCGACTGCTGACCATCCCGGTCTTCGTACCCAGCGGGAGCCGAGCGGCCTCGCACCTGGCCGGCTCGCTCGCCATGGACAAGACGGGCAACCTGTACGCCGGCATCGGTGACAACACCGACCCGTTCCAGTCCTCGGGCTACACCCCGATCGACGAGCGGGCGGGCCGTTCCGCGTTCGACGCGCAGACCACGGCGGGCAACACCAACGACCTGCGTGGCAAGATCCTGCGCATCAAGCCGCAGGCCGACGGCACTTACACCGTCCCCTCGGGCAACCTGTTCGCCCCGGGCACCGCGAAGACCAAGCCCGAGATCTACGCGATGGGCCTGCGCAACCCGTTCCGCATCACCGTCGACTCGCAGACCAACGCCGTGCTCGTCGGCGACTACGGTCCGGACGCGCGCGGCGCCGACCCGAACCGCGGTCCCGAGGGCACCGTCGAGTTCGACCGGATCACCTCTGCCGGAAACTACGGCTGGCCGTACTGCGTCGGGAACAACACCCCGTTCAACGACTACAACTTCGCCACCAACACCTCCGGTGCGAAGTTCAACTGCGCGGCCCCGGTCAACGACTCCCCGAACAACACCGGCCTGCAGAACCTGCCGGCGTCCAAGCCGCCGCTGGTGTGGTACGCCTACTCCGCCTCCGCCGAGTTCCCCGAGGTGGGCACCGGCGGCGGTGGGACGATGAGCGGTCCGGTCTACGACTACGACCCGGCCAACACCAACCCGAACAAGTTCCCCGAGTACTTCGACGGGAAGTGGATCACCTACGAGCTGACGCGCCAGTGGTTCAAGACGCTGTCCATCCACAAGACCGCGCAGACGTTCACCAACTCGAAGTTCGCACCCACCAAGGCCGGCGACCTGCAGTCGATCAACGGGATCTTCGGTGACATGACGTGGACCCAGCCGTTCGAGGCCGAGTTCGGCCCCGACGGCGCGCTGTACGTCATCGACTTCGGAGAGGGCTCCGGCTCGGGCCGCGGCGGCAGCAACGAGGGCGCGGGCATCTACCGGATCGACTACACGCCCAACGGGCCGGCGCCGGTCGCGAGCATCACGGTTGACAAGGACAGCGGGAAGGCCCCGCTGACGGTGGCGTTCTCCAGCAGCGGGTCCACCGGGACGAACCTCACGTACAAGTGGGACTTCGACAACAACGGCACGGTCGACTCGACCGCGGCCAACCCGACCTTCACCTACGGCACGACGGGCAAGAAGACCGTGAAGCTGACGGTCACCAACACGGCCGGGTCGAACTCCGCCCTCAAGGACATCGTGGTCGGCAACACCCGGCCCACGGTGAAGATCAGCATTCCGGACGGCGGCGTCTTCGAATGGGGTGACCGGATACCGTACGTGGTGACGGTCACCGACCCCGAGGACAGCACCATCGACTGTTCCCGTGTGATCGTCCAGACCAAGCTCGGGCACGACTCGCACGCCCACCCGCTGGACACCTACACCGGGTGCAGCGGCACGCTGCTCACCGACCCCAGCGGTGCCGACGGCCACGGCGAGGGTCAGAACCTCTACGCCGTGGTCAGTGCGCAGTACACCGACGCCGGCGCGCTGAACGGCGCCGTCCCGGCCCTGGCCGGCTCCACGGAGGTGGAGCTGCGGCCGAGGTTCATGGAGGCCGAGCACTTCGACGCCACCAACGGTGCGGTGAACGCCGGCCGGACCACCGCGCACGGTGGTGTCCGGGTCACGGACCTCGACCACGGTGACTGGATCAAGTTCTCCCCGCAGAGCCTGCAGTTGATCAACTCGGTCACGCTCGGCGCGTCGGCCGGGGCGGCCGGGGCGACTGTGGAATTCCGCGCCGACTCGCCCACGGGCCAGCTGCTCGGATCAGTGGCCATCCCGAACACCGGCAGCTACGACACCCTGGTTTCGCCCACGGTGCCGCTGACGAACCCGAACCGGACGTTCGATCTGTACCTGGTCGTCAACAACCCGAACGTGACGGGAGACCTGCTGTCGCTGGACTGGCTGCGGTTCAACGGGCGAGGCGTCAAGCAGGAGTCCGGCGCGGGCGGAACGGCCACCGTCGCTGCTTCGACGACGGCACGGACGATGAACTTCTCCGCGACGGTCACGCCGCCCGCAGGGCGGACGATCGTCGACCAGGCGTGGTCCTTCGGTGACAACAGCGCGGACGTGCACAGCTACACCACCACGCACACCTACGCCGCGCCGGGCAGCTACACGGCCTGGCTCACAGTGACCGACAGCGCGGGCGCGAAGCACTCGTTCACGCGCCCGTTCACGATCACCTGA
- a CDS encoding LacI family DNA-binding transcriptional regulator: MNRSQSHPVTLADVAAAAGVSLATASRALHPGARRVGEDLKAKVLDTARRLNYSTNVQAQAVASGTSKEIGLLVHDIADPYFSAIAAGVMRAADAHDLLVTLGNTARSPEREIDHFAALRSRRCRAVILAGSRVADTKLNDALRAEVDAFRAAGGRVVSIGQHRLPVDTVVLENRAGARQLAQALGELGHRRFGVVGGPPELLTARHRLQGFREGLARIPGASLEAVVHGDFTRDGGHASMGQLLARDLALDCVFAATDIMAVGAMAKCRDLGIAVPDDLAFAGFDDISTLRDVTPALTTVRLPLEHIGETALDLVVTTEPDAAPRLRRVKGEVVVRASTPPRDQRRDGHRPGLGAR; this comes from the coding sequence ATGAACCGGTCGCAGAGCCATCCGGTCACCCTCGCCGACGTCGCCGCCGCGGCGGGCGTCTCCCTGGCGACCGCCTCGCGCGCGCTGCACCCGGGAGCCCGCCGCGTGGGAGAGGACCTCAAGGCCAAGGTCCTGGACACCGCGCGCAGACTCAACTACTCCACGAACGTGCAGGCACAGGCGGTCGCGAGCGGAACGAGCAAGGAAATCGGCCTGCTCGTCCACGACATCGCCGACCCGTACTTCTCCGCCATCGCCGCCGGTGTCATGCGTGCCGCGGACGCACACGATCTCCTCGTCACGCTCGGCAACACGGCACGCAGTCCGGAACGCGAGATCGACCACTTCGCCGCGCTGCGCAGCCGGCGCTGCCGCGCCGTCATCCTCGCCGGCAGCCGCGTCGCCGACACAAAGCTCAACGATGCCCTGCGAGCTGAGGTCGACGCCTTCCGTGCCGCGGGAGGCCGCGTCGTGTCCATCGGCCAGCACCGGCTGCCGGTCGACACCGTCGTCCTGGAGAACCGCGCAGGCGCCCGGCAGCTCGCCCAGGCGTTGGGCGAACTCGGCCACCGCCGGTTCGGGGTGGTGGGTGGTCCCCCGGAGCTGCTCACCGCCCGCCACCGCCTCCAGGGTTTCCGGGAAGGGCTGGCCCGCATACCCGGCGCCTCCCTCGAAGCGGTCGTCCACGGGGACTTCACCCGCGACGGGGGCCACGCGTCCATGGGGCAGCTCCTCGCTCGGGACCTCGCCCTCGACTGCGTGTTCGCGGCGACGGACATCATGGCCGTCGGCGCGATGGCGAAGTGCCGGGATCTCGGCATCGCCGTCCCCGACGACCTCGCCTTCGCGGGCTTCGACGACATCAGCACCCTGCGCGATGTCACTCCCGCACTGACCACGGTACGGCTACCACTGGAACACATCGGGGAGACGGCGCTCGATCTCGTGGTCACCACGGAACCCGACGCGGCCCCCCGCCTTCGGCGGGTCAAGGGCGAGGTCGTCGTCCGGGCGAGCACTCCCCCACGTGACCAACGCCGAGACGGGCACCGTCCGGGACTCGGCGCCCGCTGA
- the istA gene encoding IS21 family transposase, translating into MKNSREIMEILEAYDLTGSYRAAAELAGCDHHTVARYVRMREAGEGPVARQHRARPIDEYLAKIEELVVQSRGKIRADIVHRRIAAMGFTGGERTTRRAVSEVKAALRAGQRRVYRPWIAEPGLWMQWDWGEGPRIGGRRTSLWCAWVAWSRFRVVIPVFDKTLPTIVACMDTTLRRIGGVPTYALTDNEKTVTTTHVANIAVRNPEIVEVGRHYGMTIRTCLPADPESKGGSEATVRIAKADLVPTDANLLEQYQTFGQLEAACRLFSDEVNNRVHRETRRKPADMLAEEQARLHPLPKEPFTVAFGTTRRVCWDATISVEGVRYSVPHELIDTRVWARFHGDELIVTAVGEAGPAEVARHPRSTPGNPVIVAEHYPPRENKEADRTPRANSAEEAAFLAIGPGAASWLVEAGAAGARRVKPKMAEAVALAKLHSAAEVDRALGSAAVAGRFAENDLIRILTYQAGLETIEPTRASEEHSLQPGTSAWSKFGIADEGDDL; encoded by the coding sequence GTGAAGAACAGCAGGGAGATCATGGAAATCCTTGAGGCATACGACCTCACGGGGAGTTACCGCGCTGCGGCCGAGCTGGCCGGGTGCGACCACCACACGGTGGCCCGGTATGTACGGATGCGTGAGGCAGGTGAAGGCCCGGTGGCCCGGCAACACCGGGCCCGGCCGATCGACGAGTACCTGGCGAAAATCGAGGAACTGGTGGTGCAGTCCCGCGGCAAGATACGCGCGGACATCGTCCACCGTCGGATCGCCGCGATGGGCTTCACCGGCGGGGAACGCACCACTCGCCGCGCGGTCTCCGAGGTCAAAGCCGCTTTGCGGGCCGGGCAGCGCCGGGTCTACCGGCCCTGGATCGCCGAGCCTGGACTGTGGATGCAATGGGACTGGGGCGAGGGCCCCAGAATCGGCGGACGTCGTACTTCGCTGTGGTGCGCGTGGGTGGCCTGGTCCCGCTTCCGCGTCGTGATCCCGGTGTTCGACAAGACGCTGCCGACGATCGTGGCCTGCATGGATACGACGCTGCGGCGGATCGGCGGGGTCCCGACGTATGCGCTGACCGACAACGAGAAGACGGTCACCACGACGCACGTCGCGAACATCGCGGTCCGCAACCCGGAGATCGTCGAGGTTGGGCGGCACTACGGCATGACGATCCGCACCTGTCTGCCGGCCGATCCTGAGTCGAAGGGCGGATCAGAGGCCACGGTCCGGATCGCGAAGGCCGACCTGGTGCCCACCGACGCCAATCTCCTCGAGCAGTACCAGACCTTCGGCCAGCTCGAGGCGGCCTGCCGGCTCTTCAGTGACGAGGTCAACAACCGGGTCCACCGCGAGACCCGTCGCAAGCCGGCCGACATGCTCGCTGAGGAACAGGCCCGGCTGCATCCACTGCCGAAGGAGCCGTTCACCGTCGCGTTCGGCACCACCCGCCGGGTCTGCTGGGATGCCACGATCTCCGTCGAAGGGGTCCGTTACTCGGTCCCGCACGAGTTGATCGACACGCGGGTCTGGGCCCGTTTCCACGGCGACGAGCTGATCGTCACCGCCGTCGGCGAGGCCGGCCCGGCCGAGGTCGCCCGGCATCCGCGGTCCACCCCGGGCAACCCCGTGATCGTCGCGGAACACTACCCGCCGCGGGAAAACAAGGAGGCCGACCGCACTCCGCGGGCGAATTCCGCTGAGGAAGCGGCCTTCCTCGCGATCGGTCCCGGGGCCGCATCGTGGCTGGTCGAGGCCGGTGCCGCTGGCGCCAGGCGGGTCAAGCCGAAGATGGCCGAAGCCGTCGCCCTGGCCAAACTGCACTCGGCCGCCGAGGTCGACCGGGCGCTCGGGTCAGCGGCGGTCGCCGGGCGGTTCGCGGAGAACGACCTGATCCGCATCCTCACCTACCAAGCCGGCCTGGAGACCATCGAGCCCACGAGGGCCTCGGAGGAGCACAGCCTGCAGCCGGGTACTTCCGCCTGGTCCAAGTTCGGCATCGCCGACGAAGGAGACGACCTCTGA
- the istB gene encoding IS21-like element helper ATPase IstB codes for MATPIRVTGTHGNPLAEAIELTKRLKLPHMRRALTDLIPTAKAQRWDPAEVVRVLLAEEAAGRDAANLRTRRKRAGFPAGKTFGDWDETASSIPRPTQDSLKMLEWVTRKENLCICGPSGTGKSHFTEALGQAAIEAGMTVAWFTIEDLGALVRRHRADDSLARAMARLIRTDLIIVDDIGLLPVSPDAAEGFYRLVDAAYERRALAVSSNLHPSGFDEIMTKTLATATVDRLLHHAHVVVTQGDSFRLNQATSGQGVIPLR; via the coding sequence ATGGCCACCCCGATCCGCGTGACCGGCACCCACGGCAACCCGCTGGCCGAGGCCATCGAACTCACCAAACGCCTCAAACTCCCGCACATGCGGCGGGCGTTGACCGACCTGATCCCCACCGCCAAGGCCCAACGCTGGGACCCCGCCGAGGTCGTCCGCGTCCTGCTGGCCGAAGAAGCCGCAGGCCGGGACGCCGCCAACCTGAGGACCCGGCGGAAACGGGCCGGGTTCCCGGCGGGGAAGACCTTCGGCGACTGGGACGAGACCGCGTCCTCGATCCCGCGGCCGACCCAGGACTCGCTGAAGATGCTCGAGTGGGTGACCCGCAAGGAGAACCTCTGCATCTGCGGGCCCTCGGGCACCGGAAAGTCGCACTTCACCGAGGCCCTCGGCCAGGCCGCGATCGAGGCCGGCATGACAGTCGCCTGGTTCACCATCGAAGACCTCGGAGCCCTCGTCCGACGCCACCGCGCGGACGATTCCCTGGCCAGAGCCATGGCCCGACTCATCCGCACTGACCTGATCATCGTCGACGACATCGGCCTGCTACCCGTCAGCCCAGACGCCGCCGAGGGTTTCTACCGCCTGGTCGACGCCGCCTACGAACGACGAGCACTGGCCGTCTCGAGCAACCTCCACCCGTCCGGCTTCGACGAGATCATGACCAAGACCCTCGCCACCGCGACCGTCGACCGGCTCCTGCACCACGCCCACGTCGTGGTCACCCAGGGTGATTCCTTCCGCCTCAACCAAGCAACCTCTGGCCAGGGGGTGATCCCCTTGCGCTGA
- a CDS encoding helix-turn-helix domain-containing protein, with the protein MARLTVDTPVLPHPVPADGAAAYPDELTEETCHLLELMATGATDAAIARMLGVSERTVLRRITRVQQQLGAQSRFQLGLLVNVLQWVPLPAPPARPAVERVTSAADA; encoded by the coding sequence ATGGCGAGACTCACGGTGGACACCCCGGTTCTGCCTCACCCGGTCCCTGCGGACGGCGCCGCCGCCTACCCGGACGAACTGACCGAGGAAACGTGCCATCTGCTGGAACTCATGGCGACTGGCGCCACGGATGCGGCCATCGCCAGGATGCTGGGCGTCAGCGAACGGACCGTCCTCAGGAGGATCACCCGCGTCCAACAACAGCTGGGCGCTCAATCCCGCTTCCAGCTGGGGCTTCTCGTCAATGTGCTGCAGTGGGTTCCCTTACCCGCCCCTCCGGCCCGGCCGGCAGTGGAGCGCGTGACCAGCGCGGCCGACGCCTGA